Proteins from one Sarcophilus harrisii chromosome 2, mSarHar1.11, whole genome shotgun sequence genomic window:
- the LOC100926266 gene encoding cilia- and flagella-associated protein 251-like isoform X1, whose amino-acid sequence MLLSYQNSHGLVDTIMPTAKYPRIYGQIEKEMETCPLMTEEIFAAPITRDKWIRGLQNKVFCEGSKMWKRNKRMRTQKRRRRLKMKKRRWKKIKRSRKRRKRKRKRRRKREKVEQNEEEEEEKEEEEEEGGEEEQDEEEEEEEEKEEEGEEEEEEEEEEEEEAEKEKGRNIQQKEESAFFFPKLISKDDLTHPSSWISTLL is encoded by the exons ATGCTTCTCTCCTATCAGAATTCACACGGTTTGGTTGACACCATCATGCCAACAGCTAAATATCCCAGGATTTATGGACAAATTGAAAAGGAGATGGAAACATGTCCACTAATGACAGAGGAGATCTTTGCTGCCCCCATTACACGGGACAAATGGATCAGAGGGTTACAAAACAAAGTGTTTTGTGAG gGGTCCAAAATGTGGAAGAGGAACAAGAGAATGAGGAcacagaaaaggagaaggaggctaaagatgaagaagaggaggtggaagaagataaagaggagcaggaaaaggaggaaaagaaaaaggaagaggaggaggaagagagagaaagtagagcaaaatgaggaggaagaagaggaaaaggaagaagaggaagaagaggggggagaagaagaacaagatgaggaagaggaggaggaagaggaaaaagaggaggaaggtgaagaggaggaggaagaggaagaggaggaagaggaggaagcagaaaaagagaaagggagaaatatccAGCAGAAAGAAGagtcagctttttttttcccaaaacttaTCAGCAAGGATGACTTAACCCATCCATCGAGTTGGATATCTACCCTACTTTAA
- the LOC100926266 gene encoding UPF0329 protein ECU05_1680/ECU11_0050-like isoform X2 codes for MEGRTPNLLSPQSPIPPTPSLPDLRVNLMLSGVHKKERRHFITGILAAFLGSKMWKRNKRMRTQKRRRRLKMKKRRWKKIKRSRKRRKRKRKRRRKREKVEQNEEEEEEKEEEEEEGGEEEQDEEEEEEEEKEEEGEEEEEEEEEEEEEAEKEKGRNIQQKEESAFFFPKLISKDDLTHPSSWISTLL; via the exons ATGGAAGGAAGGACACCTAACCTCCTCAGCCCCCAATCTCCAATTCCCCCCACTCCCAGTCTTCCAGATCTCAGAGTCAACCTTATGCTAAGTGGTGTCCACAAGAAGGAAAGACGACATTTCATCACAGGGATACTTGCAGCTTTTTTG gGGTCCAAAATGTGGAAGAGGAACAAGAGAATGAGGAcacagaaaaggagaaggaggctaaagatgaagaagaggaggtggaagaagataaagaggagcaggaaaaggaggaaaagaaaaaggaagaggaggaggaagagagagaaagtagagcaaaatgaggaggaagaagaggaaaaggaagaagaggaagaagaggggggagaagaagaacaagatgaggaagaggaggaggaagaggaaaaagaggaggaaggtgaagaggaggaggaagaggaagaggaggaagaggaggaagcagaaaaagagaaagggagaaatatccAGCAGAAAGAAGagtcagctttttttttcccaaaacttaTCAGCAAGGATGACTTAACCCATCCATCGAGTTGGATATCTACCCTACTTTAA